The DNA sequence tttgtcatcaggtatagttgctgattaagctcaaccatctgttcttgaggattaggatcagtgactactgccataacttcttcttttgtagagaactcattgctagagtacaaatgttgatttctagcaacagtatctataagctcttgagcctcctcaatcgtcttcctcatatgtatagatccaccagctgagtggtctagagacatctgagctttttctgtaagcccatagtagaagatgtctaactgtacccactctgaaaacatttcagaggggcattttcttagcatacctctatacctctcccaggcattataaagggattcattatcctcttgtttaaagccttggatgtccagccttagctgtgtcatccttttttgagggtaaaagtgattcaggaatttgtctgataactgtttccatgtctttatgcttgctgtaggttggttattcaaccacctcttagcttgatcttttacagcaaatggaaacagtaatagtctatagacatcctgatccacctctttatcacgtactgtgtcagcaatttgtaagaactgtgccagaaactcagtaggttcttcctgtggaagaccggaatactggcaattttgctgcactatgataatgagttgaggatttagctcaaagctgcttgctttaatgggaggtatacagatgctactcccatatgcaactgtaatggggttagcatatgaccccagagtccttctggactgctcaattccacttaggtccatgatggagaaagggaaatgatatggattgcaagtagattatttatttatttatttatttatttatttatttatttatttatttatttttattttttttaaagtgaccgaaaaaaatataaaataaaataaatagaaaataaaataaaatttcgaaaattaacaaaaaaaaaataagatcaaagcagattgaaaactgaatcaattagttaactaaaaagattttgaaatcagcaattgaaaagatatgattgaaaattattttgaaaaagatttgattttttttaaatgaggaaagagaaaaacaacaaaatgacaccaaacttaaaatttttagaaaaccaaacacaaattttcgaaaattttaaaggaaaaacacaaggaagacaccaaacttagaatttttaaagaacaagaaaggactaaaaacatgcaaattcgaaaaattaaaagagaacaaaggcatgcaattgacaccaaacttaaaatatgaaactagactcaaataaaggactctaaaccaacaaaaataaaacagtcctaatctaagcaacaagataagccgtcagttgtccaaactcgaacaatccccggcaacggcgccaaaaacttggtgcacgaaattgtaatcacacttttgcaaccccgcacaactaaccagcaagtgcactgggtcgtccaagtaataccttacgtgagtaagggtcgatcccacggagattgtcagcttgaagcaagctatggttatcttgtaaatcttagtcaggatatcagaaattataaggattgattgtgaaaagcaaaagaacatgaaataagtacttgttttgcagtgatggagaataggttgaggctttggagatgctctgtcttctgaatctctgctttcttggtgtcttcttcttcaaacacgcaaggctccttccatggcaagctgtatgtagggtttcaccgttgtcagtggctacctcccatcctctcagtggaaatgttcaacgcaccctgtcacggcacggctatccatctgtcggttctcaatcaggccggaatagaatccagtgattcttttgcgtctgtcactaacgccccgccttcaggagtttgaagctcgtcacagtcattcaatcattgaatcctactcagaataccacagacaaggtttagacctttcggattctcttgaatgccgccatcagttctagcttataccacgaagattccggttaaagaatccaagagatatctactcaatctaaggtagaacggaggtggttgtcaggcacgcgttcatagttgagaatatgatgagtgtcacggatcatcacattcatccgagttaagaacaagtgatatcttagaacggaagcaagcatgattgaataagaaacagtagtaattgcattaatccatcaagacacagcagagctcctcacccccaaccatggggtttagagactcatgccatggaaggtacacaaagaaacgtgtaaagtgtcatccggtacagatacaatgtcaaaagatcctattaatagtgaactagtaacctagggtttacagaattgagtaaatgacagaaaaatccacttccgggcccacttggtgtgtgcttgggctgagcattgaagcattttcgtgtagagactctttctggagttaaacgccagcttttatgccagtttgggcgtttaactccaagttttatgccagttccagcgttaaacgctgggaattctgaagctgatttgcaacgccagtttgggccatcaaatctcgggcaaagtatggactattatacattgctggaaagcccaggatgtctactttccaacgccgttgagagcgcgccgattgggcttctgtagctccagaaaatctacttcgagtgcagggaggtcagaatccaacagcatctgcagtccttttcagcctctaaatcagatttttgctcaggaccctcaatttcagctagaaaatacctgaaatcacagaaaaatacacaaactcatagtaaagtccaaaaaagtgaattttaactaaaaactaataaaaatataataaaaactaagcaaaatatactaaaaacatactgaaaacaatgccaaaaagcgtacaaattatctgctcatcagaactctcacccctctcgctttgagtttggttctaatattgttaaaggaaatagaagttacagcaggaatgtgcatcaaggtcagaccaatcaaggatggatggaaccaagaggatctaatcaacccttttggTAGCAACACCCTCCGAGATATCCTGGACAAAGGCCATTCTACCGCacatacccagctgaaagacatggtggacaaccttgtaactaccaacaagccccaccccgtgcatATGAACCATCCCTTCAACataacctcgaaccaccacactcacaagcttctcttcaccattcgccatcatatgatccttccttaccccaataccaatccaatCGTTCCCAGTCATCACCACTTCCCTATGTATCATGTCTAAGTCCAGCAAACCGCGAAGCAGAGGATCACCTAAAAGAAACAATAATTAAATTTCAAACAACTATTCAACAACTGGAGCAAGCACTAATCCAATGGGCCATTAAGCGCTCAAATATACAAGGATCAACCACAGCTCCATGTGGACAACCCGAtgaagagcgtagcatgaaaGAAATACTAGAGACTCTAGTGGACAAGGCAGAGAATGAATTCGTACTTGAACAAGTGGAAGAAGctgtcattgttcaagaagaagagttggttgaagatctagGCGATGCTGAACTTCCTTGGGAATCCAGAATTGAGGAAAACTCCGTCCAAGATGCCACAGTTGATGCTAAGGAGAATACCGTACAATCTCCAAGGCAAGTCGTTTACGAAGAATCAGATGGAGTAATCCAAGAAGCAATTTTCCTTGATGGTGATAGTCACAAGTCTAGTTCTCCTAGTGATGAACTTGcgtccgcaagtgaattctctgagatcgaagaatcttccccaagtgaatatgaagatgatgcggaggtagatttctctcaacctccaatctatgacttgagtgatgagAAAGACATAGAAAACTTTGACCAGGATATAGAtacaattgaagatctttgcaaggaggtggaagaattcacagaagagcacaaggaaacGGAACTTGCAGAACCACCAAAAACACCTAttccaaggccattaccacctaatacaagcttcaagtgggtacaatccttaacttataattttacttattcacttgaatatggtttgcttgaaacagatggccaacttagagctctctgcggctttaagagtaagagggaatTGGCTCGTACTCAGAACTGGTGCACcaggttcaataaggttccacgcttcacctcgaagtacacggattggtatcatgctcaattgcatggatcacggagaacgtttggtcaCCACGGTGAGATTCTACTTTTTAACCCGCCCGAATGGAAACTTACAAATCAAAACAGAGGCGGATCTAAAAACACAGCTTGGGATCATGGATTATATTCTGACATTCGTCATCTCGGGAGGCTAAAtatctgtttgaagctgctcagaagctttaCATGTCTAGTTTAGaaccccggaggctattggcattccaagcactggtggaaatttttggacgaatttaaacataaaccaccataacaggatACTCTttcaatgtccaacttaaggactttaactaaaagtgttaggtgggagacaacccaccatggtatggtcgcttctttttcaatttatctcttgttaattgctttcatttttccttttttattttaatttattaatcctggaatcatgcataagCATTCATGATAGTCATTGTATTCTGCATTTTTTTTCATGCATAAAAAAAAGGGTTGCACAACGCGaccgcatgccccatgcgatcaCGTCATATCGCGAAAAACACcactcatgcgaccgcgtgatccacgcggccgcgtgatatatatatatgtatcgGCGTAAGGATCCAACGAacagaaagttgggctggaatcgtgcggctCTTGTGCGTTTCGCACAAATTGGCCGaggcgatcgcatgccccatgcaATCGCGTCACTTACCCAACCCCAataccacgcgaccgcgtgagcgacgcgatcgcgtcgcatAGATTGCATATCACCCCAaaaggagacagagagttgcgctgagACGGCACTGGAGTCGTGCATTTAGCACGAATTCCAGCGACGCGATCGTgagacccacgcgatcgcgtcactcatcTTTTTCCCCTCTCATGCGATCGCGCGACCCACGTGATCGCATCATCCCCATTTTCATCCCAACtacgcgaccgcgtgctccacgcggccGCCTGGATTCGATAATATAACCCCCCCAGCCACGCGAACCCTATCAGTCACACAGCCCCCCCTTCACCCCTAACCCTCTcccccttctctcttcttcttcccccaGCCACCGCCGGCCAGCCGCCACGCCACCACCCCGACGCCGCCGCCGCCCAGACGCCACCGCCGTACCACCCCCCtccccttctctcttcttctttcttcttctcttccccCCTCTCCACCACTGCCAACCGTAGCCACTGCCCTCCACCACCGGCTAACCCGCCGCGCCCCCTCCGCCACCCACCCCCTTCAGCCACCAGCAACCACCACCCTCCCTTCCCCTATCCTCTTCCTCTCTCACTAACCCTAATACCCCCTCCACCGCCACCGCGACGCTGTGCACCACCGCCGCGCCGGATGCCGCCGCAGTCACCTTCTCCCCTGTTCCACCCCTTCCGCTTACCAGGTTCCACAACACGCAACCATTTTTGTCCATTCGTCACTTT is a window from the Arachis stenosperma cultivar V10309 chromosome 3, arast.V10309.gnm1.PFL2, whole genome shotgun sequence genome containing:
- the LOC130966568 gene encoding uncharacterized protein LOC130966568; its protein translation is MKEILETLVDKAENEFVLEQVEEAVIVQEEELVEDLGDAELPWESRIEENSVQDATVDAKENTVQSPRQVVYEESDGVIQEAIFLDGDSHKSSSPSDELASATTAGQPPRHHPDAAAAQTPPPYHPPPLLSSSFFFSSPLSTTANRSHCPPPPANPPRPLRHPPPSATSNHHPPFPYPLPLSLTLIPPPPPPRRCAPPPRRMPPQSPSPLMSASQRKGKGKATGKRKRGASSQSIIALMHDSSWREKNFTQQEKADQLLPSTDPIKFANRYCELKYPTFANSRNLYLERSLKIPEAFQQYTTEQIKQRGWFFLERPLTEVNASWVREFYCNYYLTTLDAVNLREKQILVTEEAIETILQLPAKSDQPDGYAQAEEHMGQMQFDWDAVKARIALDPAVPWEMGQNTTMPRGIKRV